The Pygocentrus nattereri isolate fPygNat1 chromosome 17, fPygNat1.pri, whole genome shotgun sequence genome window below encodes:
- the si:ch73-380l3.2 gene encoding sialic acid-binding Ig-like lectin 14: MGTHARLLFCWLCLQVIFATVLSDVWKAEVVSELKALVSSCVVLPCKFQYPGKPLPDSRIRGIWHKQDKHDQRLYHEDPIEIADNFKGRTRLLGHLGEKNCTLEIDEVRNHDHGPFCFRAEIPTIEKYSFVESCVALSMMPAPEKPKLEQMKTLEDGVPATFKCSIRHTCPSHPPTITWSRSNSEATWSNRDILHGNWEMESLLIFIPTEKDDFTDLTCTVSFHGGLQSSVSSLMLVKRKSSWACQTGERPAQSKANFLHIIIPVVAVLGTSLLFGGVFYIMCKKYRRQIQDLQSRNASVYNNY, encoded by the exons ATGGGCACACACGCAAGACTTCTATTCTGCTGGCTTTGTCTTCAAG TGATCTTTGCCACTGTATTGTCTGATGTGTGGAAGGCAGAAGTTGTCTCTGAATTGAAAGCGCTGGTCTCTTCTTGTGTTGTCCTGCCCTGCAAGTTCCAGTACCCTGGAAAACCACTTCCAGACTCACGCATTAGGGGAATCTGGCACAAACAGGACAAACATGATCAAAGACTCTATCATGAAGACCCTATTGAAATTGCAGACAACTTTAAGGGTCGCACAAGACTGCTTGGCCACTTGGGTGAAAAAAACTGCACTTTAGAGATCGATGAGGTCAGAAATCATGACCACGGCCCGTTCTGTTTCAGGGCTGAAATCCCAACTATAGAAAAGTATTCTTTCGTGGAAAGCTGTGTGGCCCTATCCATGATGC CGGCGCCAGAGAAACCAAAGCTGGAACAAATGAAAACCTTGGAAGATGGAGTTCCTGCTACGTTCAAGTGTTCTATCAGACACACCTGCCCCTCCCATCCCCCTACCATCACCTGGAGCCGTTCAAATAGTGAAGCCACTTGGAGCAACAGGGACATTCTTCATGGAAACTGGGAAATGGAATCcttgctgattttcatcccaacAGAGAAGGATGATTTCACAGACCTCACTTGCACCGTCAGTTTCCACGGCGGCCTGCAGTCTTCAGTTTCTTCTCTCATGCTCGTGAAACGTAAGTCAAGTTGG gcatgtcaaactggggaacGTCCAGctcaaa gtaaAGCAAACTTCTTACACATCATAATTCCAGTTGTGGCTGTGCTTGGAACCTCTCTTTTATTTGGAGGGGTGTTCTACATCATGTGCAAGAAATATAG GAGACAGATCCAAGATCTCCAATCTAGAAACGCAAGTGT GTACAACAATTAT TGA
- the LOC108415216 gene encoding uncharacterized protein LOC108415216, translated as MARLLLLHVIFHGILFSGTWTWSVTMPGSIKGLYGSCLVIPCSYSYRLYPPKNPYRVVWYQYVSHGYPSVYDSWQPGSVIGKFRGKTSLKENRLPTDCSLLIKDLDQSHHGEKLYAWIDPENVGRSTYRFFDVTSTIYIETSAKAPSIDIYGGNRIGETITVQCSTYHTCPDRNPTLTLSGIEGRDGRPEHTDIGSGIWKITLKRTGIVKSDKYRVDCVVRHPGGLSASATRILTATCPIYTPQITPDSSTEFLEGVETDIVCSVMYKCPGDRPYITWNGGQLPGSMSFVPGAQQEARSTLKFTARATDHGKVFTCRVEFKGSVQTERITLKVKRSMFSRDWTFSIPNAIRGVRGSCVVIPCSFDFKSSKPSNVNVKWYEFSETQYPLVYDQSTQKVIPKFRGKTSLYGSPYEGNCSLKIQHLELQHNQERLYPWMDPKAIETYHRENYLEVTIVLEVTDIIEKPKVDIIGSEQVGEPITLSCSVMHTCPPTPPTLSFSISHVTERLLHTPLNEGKWKITKEITWNLQEDDVSVTCTVSYPSGQTAVTEVRLHPSCAFEKPKISPTQDDVMEGIEKTFTCTVHHTCQKQKPTLSWNYQNMPVSVQTQKFNSTTWETVSTLKFRAVKDDHGKSLTCTAQTSQEESSDSVVLTVKRGMSSLDWTYSMPSKIKGLQGSCLVIPCSFDFKTTWPSKVRVRWYELSTKQYPLVYDEDGRGVTSKIWGKTELYGSSSAGNCSLKINPLIMPQNEEKLYPWMDQNPVESFHKENYDNFVELQVTEQADKPELSILGVPRVGEQITVSCSVCHTCPPSPPTLSMGEALHTDTTAHVPGQDGVWVITKQHTFVIKEDEQTVTCKATFPGGQTSEASINLNAQCIHKDIMIEPELADVTEGVAKNFTCEVFHSCKKQTPDITWNYENMPETVKTKQNRGSGWVTNSNVLFLASMEDHGKKLTCTAKFPHGEITASVVLYVQKFVPKIVDPFENDTLHIFEANVVSRISALTRSCVVIPCTFQIGDVPVTRLRGLWYTNNGEYVYHTGQTNVLDNFKGRTKLLGDTNEQNCTLEIDDVQAHDNGPFCFHAEKGSDKYRFNHSCVFIVMKATPDKPVISDLPEELEPGKRYTISCSVTHTCPSHPPTITWSIPTVKKVVSHTETSGGRWKTTSTVTYVPTGYEKEEDLICTASFWRGKKQEHSVELPLKRYEGLGMETVGPYILAPLFLVLLLCGVAIAGTIIYKKRARRMPSDGERTEKRRSVWAQLSRRADGTASWLPSVKRNNVPARPPKPEKRQALNTIPLKLHMSSFSLESRQSIWNRFSRRGPVDSAGLMVECNAPQRPPKPEKRRSIWSRFSRRVPDQTVGYNVPKSYNKSGGGCSAHYDEDFSLNGNA; from the exons ATGGCAAGACTTCTGCTGCTGCACGTGATTTTTCATG GCATCCTGTTTAGTGGTACTTGGACATGGTCAGTAACAATGCCAGGGAGCATTAAAGGCCTATACGGTTCCTGCTTGGTTATACCATGTAGTTACTCCTACAGATTATATCCACCTAAAAACCCTTATCGAGTCGTGTGGTATCAGTATGTTAGTCATGGATACCCTTCAGTGTATGATAGTTGGCAGCCTGGATCAGTGATTGGCAAGTTCAGAGGAAAAACCAGTTTAAAAGAAAACCGACTCCCAACTGACTGCAGCCTGCTGATTAAGGACCTTGATCAATCCCACCATGGAGAAAAACTTTATGCCTGGATAGACCCAGAAAATGTTGGACGCAGTACTTACAGATTCTTTGATGTGACCAGTACAATTTATATTGAAA CATCAGCAAAAGCACCCAGCATTGACATTTATGGAGGAAACCGAATTGGGGAAACTATCACTGTTCAGTGCAGCACATACCACACCTGCCCTGACAGAAATCCCACTCTGACTCTGAGTGGGATAGAAGGACGTGATGGCAGACCAGAACACACAGACATTGGAAGTGGCATCTGGAAAATCACACTGAAACGTACAGGGATTGTTAAGTCTGATAAGTACAGAGTTGACTGTGTGGTCAGACATCCTGGTGGCCTCTCAGCTTCAGCTACTAGAATACTCACTGCAACAT GTCCCATTTACACACCCCAGATTACACCTGATTCCAGCACAGAGTTTCTTGAGGGAGTGGAAACAGACATCGTTTGCTCGGTTATGTACAAGTGCCCCGGAGATCGACCTTACATCACTTGGAATGGTGGACAGTTACCTGGCAGCATGTCTTTTGTACCAGGAGCACAACAGGAAGCTAGATCAACACTAAAATTCACTGCAAGGGCTACTGACCATGGGAAAGTCTTTACCTGCCGGGTAGAATTTAAAGGAAGTGTTCAAACAGAGAGAATTACTTTAAAAGTGAAGC GGTCAATGTTCTCCCGTGACTGGACCTTCTCCATACCTAATGCGATCAGAGGGGTCCGGGGCTCATGTGTGGTCATTCCCTGCAGTTTTGACTTCAAATCCTCCAAGCCCAGTAATGTCAATGTGAAATGGTATGAATTCTCTGAAACACAGTATCCTTTAGTGTACGATCAATCAACACAGAAAGTCATCCCCAAGTTCAGAGGGAAGACGAGCTTGTACGGATCTCCATATGAGGGAAACTGTAGCTTGAAGATCCAGCATCTTGAACTGCAGCATAACCAGGAGAGACTGTATCCATGGATGGATCCAAAGGCTATTGAAACTTACCACAGAGAAAATTACCTTGAAGTAACGATTGTCCTTGAAGTAACAG ACATTATTGAGAAACCAAAGGTGGATATTATTGGCAGTGAGCAGGTCGGTGAGCCGATCACCTTGTCCTGCAGTGTGATGCACACCTGTCCTCCAACACCTCCAACACTGAGCTTCAGTATCTCCCATGTAACTGAACGTTTGCTGCACACACCCCTAAATGAAGGCAAATGGAAGATAACCAAAGAAATTACATGGAACCTCCAGGAGGATGATGTTTCTGTTACTTGCACTGTTAGTTACCCAAGTGGACAGACTGCTGTGACTGAAGTCAGGCTCCACCCCTCAT gtGCTTTTGAGAAGCCCAAAATAAGTCCAACACAAGATGATGTCATGGAGGGAATTGAGAAGACCTTTACTTGTACTGTGCATCACACATGCCAAAAACAGAAACCAACACTCAGCTGGAACTATCAAAACATGCCGGTTTCAGTTCAAACTCAAAAGTTTAACTCCACCACCTGGGAAACAGTTTCAACATTAAAATTCAGAGCAGTGAAGGATGATCATGGAAAGTCATTGACATGCACAGCTCAGACTTCACAGGAAGAGTCTTCAGATTCTGTTGTTTTAACAGTAAAGA GAGGAATGTCCTCACTGGACTGGACGTACTCAATGCCAAGCAAGATTAAAGGTCTTCAAGGCTCCTGTCTGGTCATTCCCTGTAGCTTTGACTTCAAAACCACATGGCCCAGCAAAGTCAGGGTGAGATGGTATGAGCTCTCCACTAAACAGTATCCTTTAGTGTATGATGAAGACGGCCGCGGTGTCACTAGTAAGATCTGGGGGAAGACAGAGTTATATGGATCGTCCAGTGCGGGAAACTGCAGTTTGAAGATTAACCCACTAATAATGCCACAAAATGAAGAGAAACTGTATCCCTGGATGGATCAAAATCCAGTTGAATCATTCCACAAAGAAAACTATGACAATTTTGTGGAACTTCAAGTAACAG AACAAGCTGATAAACCAGAGCTCAGCATCCTTGGTGTTCCCCGAGTGGGAGAGCAAATCACAGTGTCCTGCAGTGTATGTCATACCTGTCCACCCAGTCCTCCAACACTGAGCATGGGTGAAGCTCTCCATACTGACACCACTGCACATGTTCCAGGGCAGGATGGAGTCTGGGTGATCACCAAACAACACACTTTTGTAATTAAAGAAGATGAGCAAACTGTTACATGCAAAGCTACATTCCCAGGTGGGCAGACATCAGAAGCGTCGATCAACCTCAATGCTCAAT GTATCCACAAAGATATAATGATTGAGCCAGAGCTGGCTGATGTCACAGAGGGAGTCGCAAAAAACTTTACCTGTGAAGTTTTCCATTCTTGTAAAAAACAAACTCCAGATATCACCTGGAACTATGAAAACATGCCCGAGACTGTGAAGACTAAACAAAACCGAGGATCTGGCTGGGTCACCAattcaaatgtattatttttagcaTCAATGGAGGATCATGGAAAGAAGCTCACCTGCACTGCAAAATTTCCTCATGGAGAAATCACAGCTTCTGTGGTTTTATATGTTCAAA AGTTTGTTCCCAAAATAGTGGATCCATTTGAGAATGACA CTTTGCACATTTTCGAGGCAAACGTGGTGTCCAGGATCAGTGCCCTGACCCGCTCCTGTGTGGTGATACCGTGCACTTTCCAGATCGGAGACGTGCCTGTCACCCGGCTCCGTGGCCTGTGGTACACCAACAACGGGGAATATGTTTACCATACTGGACAGACCAACGTTCTGGACAACTTTAAAGGTCGCACAAAGCTGTTGGGGGACACAAATGAGCAGAACTGCACTTTAGAGATCGATGATGTCCAAGCCCATGATAATGGGCCATTTTGTTTCCATGCAGAAAAGGGTAGCGACAAGTACAGGTTTAACCACAGCTGCGTTTTCATTGTGATGAAAG caaCTCCTGACAAGCCTGTGATCTCGGATCTTCCTGAAGAGCTGGAGCCAGGCAAGAGGTATACAATTAGCTGTTCTGTCACCCACACGTGCCCCTCACACCCCCCAACTATAACCTGGAGTATTCCAACTGTCAAGAAAGTGGTGAGCCACACAGAGACAAGTGGAGGCCGGTGGAAAACAACCTCAACAGTTACTTACGTACCAACTGGCTACGAAAAAGAAGAAGACCTTATTTGCACAGCCTCATTCTGGAGAGGAAAGAAACAAGAGCATTCAGTCGAGCTTCCTTTGAAAA GATATGAGGGGCTGGGAATGGAGACCGTAGGACCTTACATCCTCGCACCACTGTTCCTAGTTTTACTTCTTTGTGGTGTAGCTATAGCTGGAACTATCATTTATAAGAAGAGGGCTAGGCG GATGCCTTCAGACGGAGAGAGGACCGAGAAAAG GAGATCAGTGTGGGCCCAATTATCCAG GAGAGCTGATGGAACTGCAAGCTGGCTGCCATCTGTAAAAAGAAACAA TGTACCAGCACGGCCACCAAAACCTGAGAAAAGGCAAGCTTTGAATACAATTCCATTGAAAT TACATATGTCTTCCTTTTCCCTTGAGAGTAGACAGAGCATCTGGAACCGCTTTTCCAG AAGAGGTCCAGTAGACAGTGCCGGTCTGATGGTGGAGTGCAA CGCACCCCAAAGGCCACCGAAACCTGAGAAAAG GCGCAGCATCTGGAGTCGCTTTTCCAG GAGAGTTCCAGATCAGACAGTGGGGTACAA TGTCCCAAAATCCTACAACAAATCAGGAGGAGGCTGTTCGGCT CATTATGATGAAGATTTCAGCTTAAATGGAAATGCATGA